The following are from one region of the Juglans regia cultivar Chandler chromosome 10, Walnut 2.0, whole genome shotgun sequence genome:
- the LOC118349642 gene encoding uncharacterized protein LOC118349642 produces the protein MRLLKFDEAISNETDGGKIWVFWKNELDVQVVRMSSQFVSLCITEGSNHFLGNFIYAKCNRLERQLLWEELNLDRMGGEPCFFAGDFNVIRSDIERCGGRPRNRVAIDEFNKWIHQGGLLEMNSQGGKFTWCNGQQGLSRAWAKLDRVLLDANFLSLFPTAHCLYLPRTTSDHCPMVIEFLSDPFSYGPPPFRFQQMWVEHPDFMTLVQKVWYESVIGSGLFKLATKLKKLKVALRVWNKSVFGRTNTQIAILEDKIENLENLLQRGWDDDIERELVRTSNELSSWRIREDIRLAQMAKIKWRMGGDRNTKFFHVWLSNKKHRKIHQLRTSNGLEFNSPEAIHLGAVDYFSDFLQRSNPVREVPDLSSLISSVINDEDCVRLCGIPSLVEVKEALSTIPINSSPGNGSLSEEDVTWW, from the coding sequence ATGCGGTTATTGAAATTTGATGAGGCGATATCAAATGAGACTGATGGTGGTAAAATctgggtgttttggaaaaatgaattgGATGTGCAGGTGGTTCGCATGAGTTCGCAGTTTGTGTCATTATGCATTACCGAAGGAAGTAATCATTTcttgggtaattttatttatgcaaagtgtaataGGCTTGAACGACAGCTGCTTTGGGAGGAGTTGAATTTGGATAGAATGGGTGGGGAGCCGTGTTTCTTTGCTGGGGATTTCAATGTAATTCGGTCGGATATTGAGAGGTGTGGTGGGCGTCCGAGGAATAGAGTTGCaattgatgagtttaataaatgGATTCATCAGGGTGGGTTGTTGGAAATGAATTCACAAGGTGGTAagtttacatggtgtaatggtcagcaaGGTTTATCTAGAGCTTGGGCAAAGCTGGATAGAGTTTTACTTGATGcaaattttctttctctttttccgaCTGCTCATTGTTTGTATCTTCCTAGGACTACATCGGACCATTGTCCTATGGTTATAGAATTTTTAagtgatcctttctcttatggtccACCTCCATTTcgttttcagcaaatgtgggttgagcatccGGATTTTATGACTCTTGTTCAAAAGGTTTGGTATGAATCGGTTATTGGTTCGGGGTTGTTTAAATTAGCCactaaacttaaaaaacttaAGGTGGCGTTGCGTGTATGGAACAAGAGTGTATTTGGGAGAACTAATACTCAGATTGCTATTCTTGAAGATAAGATTGAGAATCTGGAAAATTTGTTGCAGAGAGGTTgggatgatgatattgaaaGGGAATTAGTAAGGACTTCTAATGAGTTGTCTTCTTGGAGGATTAGGGAGGATATTAGATTGGCACAAATGGCTAAAATTAAGTGGAGAATGGGTGGTGAtaggaatacaaaattttttcatgtgtggttATCTAATAAAAAGCATAGGAAAATTCATCAGTTAAGAACCTCGAATGGGTTGGAGTTTAATTCTCCGGAAGCAATTCATCTTGGAgctgttgattatttttctgattttcttcaAAGATCTAATCCGGTTAGGGAGGTGCCTGATTTATCTAGTTTAATTTCGTCGGTTATTAATGATGAGGATTGTGTCCGGCTTTGTGGGATCCCTTCGTTGGTTGAAGTGAAAGAGGCTCTATCAActattcctattaatagttctccgg